One window of Leptotrichia sp. oral taxon 498 genomic DNA carries:
- the mraY gene encoding phospho-N-acetylmuramoyl-pentapeptide-transferase: MLYLLQKLFINNFGTLRIFKSIIVRSSVAFAVAFLFMLMFGKPFIAWLKKKKYGDTAREEGPKSHFDKSGTPTMGGILIIGAILFATLIAGNYENKFIIFLFFITILFTTIGFYDDYLKLTRHKNGLSGKKKIVGQLIITAITFWFIYKFGMINKTIDFSIVNPIIKNSYLYITPILFFVFMGFVIIGSSNAVNLTDGLDGLVSGPIIVVSITLFIITYLTGHYEYAKYLNLNYVRESAEICVYLASIVGALTGFLWFNFYPAQVFMGDTGSLTLGGILGIVVIFLKQELLLPIAGFIFIVEALSVMIQVWHYKTFGKRVFKMAPIHHHFELLGLPETKVTIRFWIVSIMTCLITFLILKMR; the protein is encoded by the coding sequence ATGTTATATTTATTGCAAAAGTTATTCATAAACAATTTTGGAACACTGAGAATTTTTAAATCTATTATAGTTAGATCTTCTGTGGCATTTGCCGTGGCATTTTTGTTTATGCTTATGTTTGGAAAGCCGTTTATCGCTTGGCTGAAAAAGAAAAAGTATGGGGATACAGCGAGAGAGGAAGGACCAAAATCTCATTTTGATAAATCTGGGACACCTACGATGGGTGGAATTTTAATAATAGGAGCTATACTTTTTGCGACATTAATTGCTGGAAATTATGAAAATAAATTTATAATATTTTTGTTTTTTATAACAATACTATTTACAACAATTGGGTTTTATGATGATTACTTGAAATTGACGCGACATAAAAATGGACTTTCAGGAAAAAAGAAAATTGTGGGACAACTTATTATAACTGCAATAACTTTTTGGTTTATTTATAAGTTTGGAATGATTAATAAAACAATTGATTTTTCAATAGTAAATCCAATAATTAAAAATTCATATTTGTACATAACGCCGATTTTATTTTTCGTATTTATGGGTTTTGTCATAATAGGTTCATCAAATGCGGTAAATTTGACAGATGGACTTGATGGATTAGTGAGTGGACCTATAATTGTTGTAAGTATAACATTATTTATAATTACATATTTAACAGGGCATTATGAATATGCAAAATATTTAAATTTGAATTATGTCAGAGAGTCTGCAGAGATTTGTGTGTATCTCGCTTCGATTGTCGGAGCTCTAACTGGATTTTTGTGGTTTAATTTTTATCCAGCGCAAGTGTTTATGGGAGATACTGGTTCACTTACTCTTGGAGGGATATTAGGAATAGTAGTTATTTTCTTAAAGCAGGAATTGCTGCTTCCAATTGCAGGATTTATATTTATTGTGGAAGCGTTGTCCGTTATGATTCAAGTTTGGCACTACAAAACTTTTGGAAAAAGAGTGTTTAAAATGGCGCCAATTCATCATCACTTTGAATTATTGGGACTTCCTGAAACGAAAGTTACGATAAGATTTTGGATAGTTTCAATTATGACTTGTCTAATTACATTTTTAATTTTGAAAATGAGATAA
- a CDS encoding UDP-N-acetylmuramoyl-tripeptide--D-alanyl-D-alanine ligase: MKKSDVFAALLKEENIEFDREIIDFDNVEMNSKKIKDKDLFVAIRGGNNFVNEALNKGAFVVYDNSDIEIDGGFEKKAFFVHDSVKFLQKFAKKWCDSLNIKVIGITGSNGKTTVKDMIYHILSQKYKGKKTLGNYNNHIGLPFTLLRSETDDKFIILEMGMSDFGEIDLLGQIANPDINVITNIGESHLEFLKTKENVFRAKTEILPYIKEALIVNGDDKYLKNIKSEKIKVVKALNLQKNDFLEDSENFYYGDIEFDKNKTRFILKYFGKICKKNVTRNYETNVLGEHNVLNLTMAIAVVKQFGIEDKVIEDAIKNISLTDMRFQIIEKGDLTYINDAYNASPSSIEKSLETFSKIYNERNIKKIIVLGDMLELGENELKYHADIYDVLKNVKFDSIYLFGERIKSLFDRIEKESLQNKEVIYFEKKTEIKEKIKGIEGKKVVLLKASRGIKLEEIIEE; this comes from the coding sequence ATGAAAAAAAGTGATGTCTTTGCTGCTCTTTTAAAGGAAGAGAATATAGAGTTTGACAGGGAAATAATTGATTTTGACAATGTCGAAATGAACTCGAAAAAAATTAAAGATAAAGATTTATTTGTTGCGATAAGAGGTGGAAATAATTTTGTAAATGAAGCGCTTAATAAAGGTGCTTTTGTAGTTTATGATAATTCGGATATAGAAATAGACGGGGGCTTTGAAAAAAAGGCTTTTTTTGTGCATGACAGCGTAAAATTTTTACAGAAGTTTGCAAAAAAGTGGTGTGACAGCCTTAATATAAAAGTGATAGGAATTACAGGAAGCAACGGGAAAACTACGGTTAAAGACATGATTTATCATATTTTGTCTCAAAAGTATAAAGGGAAAAAGACGCTGGGAAATTACAATAATCATATTGGATTGCCTTTTACTTTACTTCGGAGCGAGACGGATGATAAATTTATTATTTTGGAAATGGGAATGAGTGATTTTGGGGAAATTGACTTACTTGGACAAATTGCAAATCCCGATATAAACGTCATAACAAATATCGGAGAATCACATCTTGAATTTTTAAAAACAAAAGAAAATGTTTTTCGTGCTAAAACGGAAATTTTACCGTATATAAAAGAGGCACTGATTGTAAACGGAGATGACAAATATCTAAAAAATATAAAATCCGAAAAAATAAAAGTCGTAAAAGCGCTAAATCTACAAAAAAACGACTTTTTAGAAGATTCGGAAAATTTTTATTATGGAGATATTGAATTTGATAAAAATAAAACGAGATTTATATTGAAATATTTTGGAAAAATCTGTAAAAAAAATGTAACGAGAAATTATGAAACAAATGTTTTGGGAGAGCATAATGTTTTAAATTTGACAATGGCAATAGCGGTTGTAAAACAGTTTGGAATTGAAGATAAAGTGATTGAAGATGCCATAAAAAATATAAGTTTGACTGATATGAGATTTCAAATAATTGAAAAAGGGGATTTAACTTATATAAATGATGCTTATAATGCAAGTCCTAGTTCTATAGAAAAATCACTTGAAACATTCTCAAAAATTTATAACGAAAGAAACATAAAAAAAATTATAGTTTTAGGCGATATGTTGGAATTAGGAGAAAATGAGCTTAAATATCACGCAGATATTTATGATGTCTTAAAAAATGTGAAATTTGACTCGATTTATTTGTTTGGTGAGCGAATTAAAAGTCTTTTTGACAGGATTGAAAAAGAAAGTTTACAAAATAAAGAAGTTATTTATTTTGAGAAAAAAACTGAAATAAAGGAAAAAATAAAGGGAATTGAAGGAAAGAAAGTTGTTTTATTGAAGGCTTCGAGAGGAATAAAACTGGAAGAAATTATAGAAGAATAG